From a region of the Mytilus galloprovincialis chromosome 3, xbMytGall1.hap1.1, whole genome shotgun sequence genome:
- the LOC143067176 gene encoding uncharacterized protein LOC143067176 — MVHLTPRSSVSSGAVTPVSPYPGFDQNGTFRNPVPVARLKFQGVDFAEKHRGSIDKWVFKRGDKAFESPRPVPRCPTAESFENYKHGTCGSIKTLINGEATPRPDSAPCRIKSEGEPIASISRGKRMRKIVHEFGQSAPSPVIPRVKPEAEQTAEVHKGGRMNRLIHSYAQGPLSARPVPRVKPEAEQTASIHTGKRMKPIVHSGLYMNGIISEPGIPRVKPEGSQNAELAKGKRILRLFHDYGQIPLSTRPVPRVKNEGDPNYVLDQGHRMETLMHSGKIMRSPKPDPRVTTPDATRNLNKGRSGKLKYILRETGKKTCVHMPGQQTKLFTQTNTM, encoded by the coding sequence ATGGTACATTTAACACCAAGATCCTCGGTCAGTTCGGGAGCCGTTACACCTGTTTCGCCGTATCCAGGATTTGACCAAAATGGTACCTTCCGAAACCCTGTTCCCGTGGCTCGATTGAAGTTTCAAGGTGTTGATTTTGCAGAGAAACACAGGGGTTCCATTGATAAATGGGTATTCAAGCGTGGCGATAAAGCATTTGAATCGCCACGACCTGTTCCAAGATGCCCGACTGCCGAATCATTTGAGAATTATAAACACGGCACGTGTGGTTcgattaaaactttaataaatggAGAAGCAACACCAAGACCAGATTCAGCTCCTTGTAGGATTAAATCTGAAGGAGAACCAATTGCTTCAATTAGTAGAGGGAAACGTATGAGGAAAATCGTACACGAATTTGGCCAATCAGCTCCATCGCCAGTCATACCCAGAGTTAAGCCAGAAGCGGAACAAACTGCAGAAGTTCATAAGGGCGGTAGAATGAATCGCTTGATCCATAGTTATGCCCAAGGCCCTTTATCTGCACGACCTGTTCCAAGGGTTAAACCGGAAGCTGAACAAACAGCATCGATTCATACAGGCAAACGTATGAAACCGATCGTTCATTCAGGACTTTACATGAACGGGATTATTTCAGAACCTGGAATCCCAAGAGTTAAACCAGAAGGTAGTCAAAACGCTGAACTTGCAAAGGGAAAGAGGATATTAAGATTATTTCATGATTACGGACAAATTCCTCTGTCAACCAGACCTGTTCCTAGAGTTAAGAATGAAGGTGATCCAAATTACGTATTAGATCAAGGCCATAGAATGGAAACTCTAATGCATTCGGGCAAAATTATGCGTAGCCCAAAACCAGATCCACGAGTAACCACACCAGACGCAACTCGAAATTTGAATAAAGGTAGATCTGGGaaactaaaatacattttacGAGAAACTGGGAAGAAAACATGCGTACATATGCCAGGACAGCAAACGAAACTCTTTACTCAAACGAACACTATGTGA